The following are encoded together in the Bacillus cereus group sp. RP43 genome:
- a CDS encoding immune inhibitor A domain-containing protein, whose protein sequence is MKKNKKLKPLSVLATAAVLSSSFAFGSHAAYAETPTTSSLPIDEHLIPDERLAEALKQRGVIDQSASQAETSKAVEKYVEKKKGENPGKEILTGDSLTQEASDFMKKVKDAKMKENEQAQQPTVGPVAGQDAGLNSSKLNGKVPTAPAKQEEYNGAVRKDKVLVLLVEFSDFKHNNIDQEPGYMYSKDFNREHYQKMLFGDEPFTLFDGSKINTFKQYYEEQSGGSYTVDGTVTEWLTVPGKASDYGSDAGTGHDNKGPLGPKDFVKEALKAAVAKGINLADYDQFDQYDQNGDGNKNEPDGIIDHLMVVHAGVGQEAGGGKLKDDAIWSHRSKLGSKPYAIDGTKSSVSNWGGKMAAYDYTIEPEDGAVGVFAHEYGHDLGLPDEYDTKYSGQGEPVESWSIMSGGSWAGKIAGTEPTSFSPQNKEFFQKNMKGNWANIVEVDYDKLRTGVGVATYLDQSVTKSKRPGIVRVNLPDKDIKNIESAFGKKFYYSTKGNDIHTTLETPVFDLTNATNAKFDYKAFYELEAKYDFLDVNAIAEDGTKTRIDRMGEKDVKGGADTTDGKWVDKTYDLSQFKGKKVKLQFEYLTDIAVAYKGFALDNAALTVDGKVVFSDDAEGQPAMTLKGFTVSNGLEQKKNNYYVEWRNYAGSDTALQHARGPVFNTGMVVWYADQSFTDNWVGVHPGEGFLGVVDSHPEAIVGTLNGQPTVKSSTRYQIADAAFSFDQAPAWKVNSPTRGIFDYKGLPGVAKFDDSKQYINSMIPDAGRKLPKLGLKFEVVGQAEDKSAGAVWIHR, encoded by the coding sequence TTGAAAAAGAATAAGAAGTTAAAACCATTATCAGTTTTAGCAACAGCGGCAGTACTAAGTAGTAGTTTTGCTTTTGGAAGTCATGCGGCGTATGCTGAGACACCAACAACATCATCTCTACCAATAGATGAGCATCTAATACCAGATGAGCGTTTGGCAGAAGCGCTAAAACAACGGGGGGTAATTGATCAATCTGCATCACAAGCTGAGACGTCAAAGGCTGTTGAGAAATATGTTGAGAAAAAGAAAGGGGAAAACCCTGGTAAAGAAATCTTGACAGGAGATAGTCTTACGCAAGAAGCTTCTGATTTTATGAAAAAAGTAAAAGATGCAAAAATGAAGGAAAATGAACAGGCGCAGCAGCCCACAGTAGGACCGGTAGCTGGACAAGATGCAGGATTGAATTCTAGTAAATTAAATGGAAAAGTACCTACTGCACCAGCGAAGCAAGAAGAGTACAACGGTGCTGTTCGAAAAGATAAAGTACTTGTTTTACTTGTAGAATTTAGCGATTTTAAGCATAACAATATTGATCAAGAGCCAGGATACATGTATTCTAAGGACTTTAATCGTGAACATTATCAAAAAATGTTATTTGGTGATGAACCATTTACGTTATTTGATGGATCGAAGATTAACACATTTAAACAATATTATGAAGAACAATCTGGTGGTAGCTACACAGTTGATGGAACTGTAACGGAATGGCTTACTGTTCCAGGAAAAGCTTCAGATTACGGTTCGGATGCGGGCACTGGTCATGATAACAAGGGTCCTTTAGGGCCAAAAGATTTTGTGAAAGAAGCATTAAAAGCAGCGGTAGCAAAAGGAATTAATTTAGCAGACTATGATCAATTTGATCAATACGATCAAAATGGTGATGGAAATAAAAACGAGCCAGATGGCATTATTGATCATTTAATGGTTGTACATGCTGGCGTTGGTCAAGAAGCTGGCGGCGGTAAATTGAAAGATGATGCGATTTGGTCTCATCGTTCAAAACTTGGATCAAAACCATATGCGATTGATGGCACAAAATCTTCTGTTTCGAATTGGGGCGGAAAGATGGCTGCATACGATTATACAATCGAGCCTGAAGATGGAGCGGTTGGTGTGTTTGCGCATGAGTATGGTCATGATTTAGGCTTACCAGATGAGTACGATACAAAGTATTCAGGACAAGGTGAACCTGTTGAGTCATGGTCTATTATGAGCGGCGGCAGCTGGGCTGGAAAAATTGCAGGAACAGAGCCAACGAGTTTCTCACCACAAAATAAAGAGTTTTTCCAAAAGAATATGAAGGGCAACTGGGCGAATATCGTTGAGGTAGATTATGATAAACTTCGCACGGGAGTTGGTGTTGCAACATATTTAGATCAAAGTGTTACAAAATCAAAACGACCAGGAATCGTTCGTGTTAACTTGCCGGACAAAGATATCAAAAATATCGAATCGGCATTTGGTAAGAAGTTTTATTACAGTACAAAAGGAAATGACATTCATACAACACTTGAGACACCAGTATTTGACTTAACAAATGCAACGAATGCTAAGTTCGATTATAAGGCATTCTACGAACTTGAAGCGAAGTATGATTTCCTTGATGTAAATGCGATTGCGGAAGATGGAACGAAGACACGTATTGATAGAATGGGCGAAAAAGATGTAAAAGGCGGCGCAGATACAACTGATGGTAAGTGGGTTGATAAAACTTACGATTTAAGCCAATTCAAAGGGAAAAAAGTAAAACTGCAATTTGAGTATTTAACAGATATTGCAGTAGCTTATAAAGGATTTGCGTTAGATAATGCTGCATTAACTGTAGATGGCAAAGTTGTTTTCTCTGATGATGCAGAAGGCCAGCCAGCAATGACGTTAAAAGGATTTACTGTATCTAACGGATTGGAACAGAAAAAAAATAACTACTATGTAGAGTGGAGAAATTACGCTGGTTCTGACACGGCGTTACAACATGCGCGTGGTCCAGTGTTTAATACAGGAATGGTTGTATGGTATGCGGATCAAAGCTTTACAGATAACTGGGTAGGCGTTCATCCAGGTGAAGGATTCTTAGGAGTAGTAGATTCTCATCCAGAGGCAATTGTAGGGACATTAAACGGACAACCGACTGTGAAGAGCAGTACGCGTTATCAAATTGCCGATGCGGCATTCTCATTTGATCAAGCGCCAGCATGGAAAGTGAATTCGCCAACTCGCGGTATCTTTGACTATAAAGGATTACCAGGAGTTGCAAAATTTGATGATTCTAAGCAGTACATCAACAGCATGATTCCAGATGCAGGACGTAAGTTGCCGAAACTAGGATTGAAGTTTGAAGTAGTAGGTCAAGCTGAAGACAAGTCTGCAGGTGCAGTTTGGATTCATCGATAG
- a CDS encoding S-layer homology domain-containing protein produces the protein MYIKLLKSITSLSLIGGALLYTNGSDVKAAETGAFSDVPTSHWSYPAIKDLASKNIISGYGNGMFGFGDVATREQVAALIYRVLVPNKQGGTFSNDGARYVLKDGSTLNNPYRDIRSGSTMFPEEVLTLTKLGVFKGDGNGGFRPKDSVSRAEMAQIIKNAFQVSAKQKHTFNDVPNGFWAENAISAVQSNGIASGTGDGKFEPAKTVTREQYAQFLYNALKYKKPEVAVQDTEDAALLTAFKNEVQTRINTYETNITLPYKTKNNNTKEVMNTLFNAYEEVANKNEYTNYNRSNISYSLSGSPGNYTFTLNITYRETKEQTEYVMKQAKAIVSSIIQTGMDDHEKVKAVHDYVVKHVSYDTSYKAYTAYEALANRSAVCQGYTLLTYQLLKEAGIENHFLVGTGDGQPHAWNLVKIDNKWYHLDTTFDDPVPDEQGRVTYSYFNLSDEQIARNHEWNREDYPQATTNYYSTLTNKIAAGGAKAPAYQQILKDTKLNYLGNEYIANNYNEFKNKMQQRYSTKSAKIEILYKQSMDGALQDVKKVIGEIGYPQGANRVSYKAEPYNAKEGYSLVTITFM, from the coding sequence ATGTACATAAAACTATTAAAATCAATTACATCATTATCACTTATTGGTGGTGCTTTATTATATACAAATGGCAGTGATGTGAAAGCTGCTGAAACGGGTGCTTTTTCGGATGTACCTACATCGCACTGGTCCTATCCTGCGATTAAAGACTTAGCGAGTAAAAATATTATTTCAGGTTATGGAAATGGGATGTTTGGTTTTGGTGATGTTGCGACGAGGGAGCAAGTTGCAGCTTTAATTTATCGTGTGTTAGTACCGAATAAGCAAGGTGGTACGTTTAGTAATGATGGTGCTCGTTATGTATTAAAAGATGGGTCTACTTTAAATAATCCGTATCGTGATATTCGCTCAGGTTCTACAATGTTTCCGGAAGAGGTTTTAACGTTAACAAAATTGGGGGTTTTTAAAGGCGATGGAAATGGCGGTTTTAGACCGAAAGATTCTGTTAGCCGTGCAGAAATGGCGCAAATTATTAAAAATGCGTTCCAAGTTTCAGCTAAACAAAAACATACATTTAATGATGTTCCAAATGGGTTTTGGGCAGAAAACGCGATTAGTGCGGTGCAGTCAAACGGGATTGCATCTGGTACAGGAGACGGAAAATTTGAACCAGCTAAAACGGTAACGCGTGAACAGTATGCACAGTTTTTATATAATGCATTGAAATATAAAAAGCCTGAGGTTGCGGTGCAAGATACAGAAGATGCGGCATTATTAACAGCATTCAAAAATGAAGTGCAAACACGTATTAATACGTATGAAACGAACATTACACTTCCATATAAAACGAAAAATAATAATACAAAAGAAGTTATGAATACACTTTTTAACGCATATGAAGAAGTCGCAAATAAAAATGAATATACAAATTATAATAGATCGAATATTTCATACTCACTATCTGGATCACCTGGAAATTATACATTTACGCTAAATATTACATATCGCGAAACGAAAGAACAAACAGAGTATGTAATGAAACAAGCGAAAGCGATCGTTTCTTCTATTATTCAAACGGGAATGGATGATCATGAAAAAGTGAAGGCGGTTCATGATTACGTAGTAAAACATGTCTCTTACGATACGTCTTATAAAGCGTATACAGCATATGAGGCACTCGCGAATCGTTCTGCCGTTTGCCAAGGTTACACACTATTAACCTATCAATTATTAAAAGAAGCTGGAATTGAGAATCATTTTTTAGTAGGAACTGGAGACGGTCAGCCTCATGCTTGGAATTTAGTTAAAATCGATAACAAATGGTACCATCTTGATACAACATTCGATGATCCTGTACCAGATGAACAAGGCCGCGTTACGTATTCCTATTTCAATTTATCAGATGAGCAAATCGCAAGAAATCATGAGTGGAACCGCGAGGATTATCCGCAAGCTACAACAAACTATTATAGTACATTAACAAATAAAATTGCGGCGGGTGGTGCGAAAGCCCCTGCATATCAGCAAATATTAAAAGATACAAAGTTAAATTATTTAGGAAATGAATATATTGCAAATAACTATAATGAATTCAAAAATAAAATGCAGCAACGTTATAGCACAAAGTCAGCAAAGATTGAAATCCTTTATAAACAATCAATGGATGGTGCATTGCAAGATGTGAAAAAAGTAATTGGAGAAATCGGTTATCCGCAAGGAGCGAACCGTGTTTCTTATAAAGCTGAGCCGTATAATGCGAAAGAAGGATATTCTTTAGTGACGATTACGTTTATGTAA
- a CDS encoding alpha-L-glutamate ligase produces MVIFQNAGGIPFIGYEEWFLDEGTISLEQEPPHGVFYSRMSASSYTRGHRYAPELTEGVLAWLEGYGRTVFNGSRALRLEVSKLNQYAALRNFGIQVPKTIGAVGRDNIVKAARELGEVPFITKHNRAGKGLGVQLFHSIDALEQYLDGPTFEEPIDGITLIQQYIEAPEPYITRCEFVGGQFVYAVKVDTSEGFELCPADACSIHDAFCPVGEESKKESSTKFEIISDFQEPIIEQYKEFLKENEITVAGIEFIRSSDGTIYTYDINTNTNYNSDAESVANQFGMFELAKFLGIELEKQVESVK; encoded by the coding sequence GTGGTTATTTTCCAAAATGCTGGCGGTATCCCATTTATAGGTTATGAGGAATGGTTTTTAGATGAAGGAACCATTTCGTTAGAACAAGAACCTCCCCATGGTGTTTTTTATAGCCGCATGAGTGCCTCTTCATATACGAGAGGGCATCGATATGCACCTGAGTTGACTGAAGGGGTTCTTGCTTGGTTAGAGGGATACGGGCGAACAGTATTTAATGGGTCTCGTGCATTACGCCTTGAAGTAAGTAAATTAAATCAATATGCAGCATTAAGAAATTTTGGGATACAAGTGCCGAAAACAATTGGTGCTGTTGGCCGTGATAATATAGTAAAAGCAGCAAGGGAGTTAGGGGAAGTACCGTTCATTACAAAGCATAACCGCGCAGGTAAAGGCCTTGGTGTTCAATTATTTCATTCCATTGATGCTTTAGAGCAATATTTAGATGGTCCGACATTTGAAGAACCGATTGATGGAATTACTTTAATCCAGCAGTATATTGAAGCACCTGAACCATATATTACACGTTGTGAGTTTGTAGGAGGTCAGTTTGTATATGCAGTTAAAGTAGATACATCAGAAGGATTTGAGCTTTGTCCAGCAGATGCGTGCTCTATTCACGATGCTTTTTGCCCAGTAGGAGAAGAGAGTAAGAAAGAGTCGTCAACAAAATTTGAAATTATATCGGACTTCCAAGAGCCAATCATTGAACAATACAAAGAATTTTTGAAAGAAAATGAAATTACCGTTGCTGGTATTGAATTTATTCGCAGTTCGGATGGAACAATTTATACGTATGATATTAATACAAACACAAACTATAATTCTGACGCGGAGTCTGTAGCTAATCAATTTGGTATGTTTGAGCTTGCTAAATTCCTTGGAATAGAATTAGAAAAACAAGTAGAGTCAGTTAAATAA
- a CDS encoding DUF1433 domain-containing protein gives MKKKLVITVSIICIIAGGYIMMEYVKQKEKEEQYWKEQEARIEKYIHYNVKDVKSISFTKHDVSPMGVPSVEGYINGNPKLWFDASISTTKNFEDKLSRSGELGELIKDPEKSVSEIEKEEKR, from the coding sequence ATGAAAAAGAAATTGGTAATTACAGTAAGCATTATTTGTATTATAGCAGGAGGGTATATCATGATGGAATATGTGAAACAAAAAGAAAAAGAGGAGCAATATTGGAAAGAACAAGAAGCACGGATAGAAAAGTATATTCATTATAATGTAAAAGATGTAAAATCAATTAGTTTTACAAAACATGATGTAAGTCCGATGGGTGTTCCGTCTGTAGAAGGATATATTAATGGGAATCCGAAATTATGGTTTGATGCAAGTATTAGTACAACAAAAAATTTCGAAGATAAATTGTCACGTTCTGGAGAACTAGGGGAACTTATAAAAGATCCTGAAAAATCAGTGTCAGAAATAGAGAAAGAAGAAAAGAGATAG